The genomic DNA AAGAGGGATTTTTATCCCATGCATCTCGATAATGCCTCGGACAACAGGTCTTCGGTCATAACCTGCATGGCCTTTTTTATTCGTTATTTTTACAGAAGAGACAACAGGGCCAAGGCCGACGCGCCCCGCAAGCTTCATATCGACGCATGTGCGCGTGGCTCCGGTGTCTACAAGCGCTCTTTTAAGAACTGATTTTTCCTTGCCGATTATTCGTATGAGCTCAACCAGTCCTATAACCTTTTTTTCTGAAGCA from Nanoarchaeota archaeon includes the following:
- a CDS encoding RimK/LysX family protein; this translates as MTASEKKVIGLVELIRIIGKEKSVLKRALVDTGATRTCVDMKLAGRVGLGPVVSSVKITNKKGHAGYDRRPVVRGIIEMHGIKIPLEMSLEDRSSMFYKILLGRDALHGNFIVDVSKTHKSNKIKDITN